The proteins below come from a single Chryseobacterium capnotolerans genomic window:
- a CDS encoding TonB-dependent receptor: MTRSLLFVFFFIFSLQFVKAQNENSQLQITVFDENNKELKGASVTINQTSLTTDKNGNTSITIPNGKYHIKITHPEFQEKELNITHASPQNITIKLLPINKLEEVVVFSKEGKGLTTKSVIDRQAMQHLQPSSFSDLMELLPGGLSKTPMLNYNNRATLRENTAGYSGNEYNTSSLGVQFMIDDNIINSNADMQISVDNRQFAEGPKGRETATSGVDMRTISTNDIEKVEVIRGIPSAAYGDLTSGLIKIERRIKASPLQARFKADGFSKQYYLSKGFKITDKWQLSASADYLDSKANPTDDFETYQRITASIRSKKISTLWSRPLEWKSTIDFSTNIDNKKYDPDNGYPSTDKYESNNKRISVTNNFIYQLDKNSFFNKLTLNTAIRQGFEKIEQVKLIQLSGPRSFSLATEQGENVGYYPDLRYITEFSTEGKPLDITAFFQANGTKKTFGITHQYEAGIDWRYSKNNGKGMQYDMKTPPSANSGIARPRPYNDIPASSLLAAFFGDQMSYALNQHKFTLYAGLRLSKNLGIDNSYAISKKVFAEPRLNFQYSLPHLIINGYPLKTDVTLGYGLFYKQPTLLMLYPNKEYWDYTQLNHYHNDEQYRYVNFMTYVQPKENKELEAAKSIKKEIRLDLSYRNHEFFMTYFKENMTNGFRNMEQTTVHRYKQYDNTKVDLTQWTPNGPDLTKVPYEVKNVFGEYTTTENGSETLKQGIEFGYTSPRIKAINTRFTFTGAWFKTQYRNSAPIIKRPNGSIGTEAYPYYGIYKSDYGYVNSNLNYNLLIDTYLPSLDMIISASIQGSLYDHSRNDRRIADPISYYGVDGVIHPFTEADRTDTYKQWLVRNVSVSDNLDRLYTFTMIGNIKVTKSIYKALRTSLFVNRLFNYSAPYVFNNVKVYRKGANAPYFGMELNYNF, encoded by the coding sequence ATGACTAGATCTTTACTTTTTGTTTTCTTTTTCATTTTCAGTCTACAGTTTGTAAAAGCACAAAATGAAAACTCTCAATTGCAAATCACTGTATTTGATGAAAACAACAAAGAATTAAAAGGGGCTTCTGTTACCATCAATCAAACCTCTTTAACAACTGATAAAAATGGAAATACAAGTATTACTATTCCCAACGGTAAATATCACATCAAAATTACCCATCCTGAGTTCCAGGAAAAAGAGCTGAATATTACGCATGCTTCCCCTCAAAACATTACGATTAAACTTCTGCCCATCAATAAACTGGAAGAAGTAGTTGTATTTTCTAAGGAAGGAAAAGGCTTAACAACCAAATCTGTAATTGACAGACAGGCAATGCAGCACTTACAGCCTTCCAGTTTCTCCGATCTTATGGAACTTCTTCCCGGAGGACTTTCAAAAACGCCCATGTTAAACTATAATAATAGAGCAACTCTTCGGGAAAATACCGCAGGTTATAGCGGAAATGAATACAATACTTCCTCTCTTGGAGTACAATTCATGATTGATGACAACATCATCAATTCCAATGCAGATATGCAAATTTCGGTAGATAACAGACAATTTGCAGAAGGTCCGAAAGGTAGGGAAACAGCAACTTCCGGAGTTGATATGAGAACCATATCCACCAATGACATAGAGAAAGTAGAAGTCATCCGCGGTATTCCCTCAGCGGCCTATGGAGACCTTACTTCAGGGTTGATCAAAATTGAACGTAGAATAAAAGCTTCTCCCTTGCAGGCAAGATTTAAAGCTGATGGCTTTAGTAAGCAGTATTATCTGAGCAAAGGCTTTAAGATTACTGATAAGTGGCAACTGAGTGCAAGCGCAGACTACCTCGACTCAAAGGCAAATCCCACTGATGATTTTGAAACTTACCAGCGTATCACAGCTTCCATCCGTTCAAAGAAAATTTCAACATTATGGTCAAGACCATTAGAATGGAAATCTACGATTGATTTTTCTACTAACATTGATAATAAAAAATATGATCCGGACAATGGTTATCCATCAACCGATAAATATGAATCCAATAATAAAAGAATCAGCGTAACGAATAACTTTATCTATCAACTTGATAAAAATTCTTTTTTCAATAAGTTAACTTTAAATACAGCCATCCGTCAGGGATTTGAAAAAATAGAACAGGTAAAACTGATTCAGCTTTCTGGTCCACGTTCATTTTCTCTTGCTACGGAACAAGGAGAAAATGTGGGATACTATCCAGACCTCCGCTATATCACTGAATTTTCTACAGAAGGAAAACCTTTGGATATCACTGCTTTTTTTCAGGCAAACGGAACCAAGAAAACCTTTGGAATTACTCATCAATATGAAGCTGGGATTGATTGGAGGTATTCAAAAAATAATGGTAAGGGGATGCAATATGACATGAAAACGCCACCTTCTGCCAACTCAGGAATCGCAAGACCAAGACCCTACAATGATATTCCCGCTTCCAGCTTATTAGCAGCTTTCTTTGGCGACCAAATGAGCTACGCTCTTAATCAGCATAAATTCACCTTGTATGCAGGATTGAGATTGTCAAAAAATCTGGGGATTGACAATTCTTATGCAATCAGTAAAAAAGTTTTTGCTGAACCAAGATTGAATTTCCAATACAGTCTGCCCCACCTCATCATTAATGGCTATCCTTTAAAAACAGATGTTACCTTAGGATATGGTCTTTTCTACAAACAGCCTACGCTGCTGATGCTTTATCCAAACAAAGAATATTGGGATTACACTCAGCTGAATCACTATCATAATGATGAACAGTATCGATATGTAAATTTCATGACCTATGTACAGCCAAAGGAAAATAAAGAACTTGAAGCAGCTAAAAGCATTAAAAAGGAAATTCGTTTAGATCTTTCTTACAGAAATCATGAATTCTTTATGACTTATTTTAAAGAAAATATGACCAATGGTTTCCGAAATATGGAACAAACTACAGTTCATCGTTATAAACAATATGATAACACAAAGGTAGATTTAACCCAATGGACCCCAAACGGACCAGATTTAACCAAGGTCCCTTATGAAGTTAAAAATGTTTTTGGAGAATACACCACTACAGAAAACGGAAGTGAAACGTTAAAACAAGGAATTGAATTTGGATATACCTCGCCAAGAATCAAGGCCATTAATACAAGATTTACCTTTACTGGTGCATGGTTCAAAACCCAATACAGAAATTCAGCACCTATTATTAAAAGACCTAATGGCTCTATCGGAACAGAAGCTTATCCTTATTATGGGATCTATAAATCTGATTATGGTTATGTGAATTCAAACCTAAATTATAACCTGCTTATAGACACCTATCTTCCAAGTCTTGATATGATTATTTCAGCTTCTATACAAGGAAGCTTATATGACCACAGCAGAAATGACAGAAGAATTGCTGATCCTATTTCTTATTATGGAGTTGATGGAGTAATACATCCTTTTACAGAGGCAGACAGAACAGATACTTATAAACAATGGCTGGTAAGAAACGTTTCAGTTTCTGATAATCTGGATAGACTTTACACTTTTACCATGATAGGAAATATTAAAGTCACTAAGAGTATTTATAAGGCACTTCGTACCTCGTTATTTGTCAACAGGCTTTTCAACTATAGTGCCCCTTATGTTTTCAATAATGTAAAGGTTTACAGAAAAGGAGCGAATGCCCCGTATTTCGGGATGGAATTAAACTACAATTTTTAA
- a CDS encoding DUF4876 domain-containing protein translates to MKKRVLLLSLAAMMATTFTVTSCTSDDFGTTTTQNGVLTLNFSGENISSYKSLDLEIREVNTGAVRRETIKNVNTYSLPLPYGSYKITVNGGVISNNEEVSAGAMAQTDIALPATNLNIPIIIKKFHDDFIIEEVFFTGIKTVEGKNYNSGRYFKLTNNTKEVLYADKLIIGQSEFLTVEDKNPTPYNANLSFPVKAVMVLPGSGTDYPVQPGDFIVIADNAINHKAQTSTAYDLHNANFEYPSNNPALGQVDNPSVPNAKVIYSQMNFNMFFLHDRGFESYVIARFPFNENEESFLNKNKYDYTYINSAGGVTSKSAYSIPNSWIIDGVNNSISSKFAHTLTSASIDGGWTSVGTIDKDPTRFGKSVRRKVNGQMTNGKNLYLDTNNSSNDFVKDAQPSLRDGIVH, encoded by the coding sequence ATGAAAAAAAGAGTTTTACTACTAAGTTTAGCCGCAATGATGGCTACAACATTTACAGTAACATCATGTACCAGTGATGATTTCGGAACAACCACTACTCAAAATGGAGTTTTAACATTAAATTTTTCAGGTGAAAATATTTCGTCTTACAAAAGTTTGGATCTTGAAATCAGAGAAGTCAATACAGGTGCTGTAAGAAGAGAAACCATTAAGAATGTGAATACATATTCTTTACCTTTACCTTATGGATCTTACAAAATTACAGTAAACGGTGGGGTAATTTCCAATAATGAAGAGGTATCAGCTGGAGCGATGGCTCAAACCGATATTGCTTTGCCGGCCACTAACCTTAATATTCCAATTATTATTAAGAAATTTCATGATGACTTTATCATTGAAGAAGTTTTCTTTACAGGAATCAAAACAGTAGAAGGTAAAAATTACAACTCAGGGCGTTATTTTAAATTAACCAATAACACCAAGGAAGTATTATATGCAGACAAACTCATCATTGGGCAATCTGAGTTCCTGACTGTAGAAGATAAAAACCCTACTCCATACAACGCTAACCTCTCATTCCCGGTAAAAGCAGTAATGGTACTCCCAGGTTCCGGAACTGATTATCCTGTACAGCCAGGAGATTTCATCGTTATTGCAGACAACGCGATCAATCATAAGGCTCAGACAAGTACAGCTTATGACCTTCATAATGCGAACTTTGAATATCCTTCAAACAATCCGGCATTAGGACAGGTAGACAACCCTTCTGTTCCGAATGCAAAAGTGATCTATTCACAAATGAACTTTAACATGTTCTTTTTACACGATCGTGGTTTTGAAAGCTATGTGATCGCTCGTTTTCCATTCAATGAAAATGAAGAAAGCTTCCTGAATAAAAATAAATATGACTATACTTACATTAACAGTGCAGGTGGAGTTACATCAAAAAGTGCTTATTCTATTCCTAATTCTTGGATTATTGACGGGGTAAACAACAGTATCTCTTCTAAATTTGCCCATACCCTGACTTCTGCAAGTATTGACGGCGGATGGACTTCCGTAGGAACTATTGATAAGGATCCTACCCGTTTCGGAAAATCGGTAAGACGTAAAGTAAACGGACAGATGACGAATGGTAAAAACCTTTACCTGGATACCAACAACTCATCAAATGACTTTGTAAAAGACGCTCAACCAAGTTTAAGAGATGGTATCGTTCACTAA
- a CDS encoding pyridoxal phosphate-dependent aminotransferase: protein MPNISNRALHMPPSPVRKLVPFALQAKQKGIKVYHLNIGQPDIETPETALNALKNIDLKVLEYALSEGNLDYRKALTEYYHSLGFSDLTPDNFIVTNGGSEALNFAISTLCDDGDEVIIPEPYYANYNGFTSTFDVNVVAVSSTIDTGFALPPIEEFEKKITEKTRAIIICNPGNPTGYLYTREELKKLSEIALKYDIVIISDEVYREYVYDGKQQVSILDFPELKENCIVIDSESKRYSMCGVRIGCMVTRSQKIRNAAMLFAQARLSPVLLGQIAATAAHQNDGAYIRAVREEYTHRRNILVDLLNAIPGVICPKPRGAFYCVAELPVDDTEKFAQWLLESYSLNKETIMVAPAGGFYSDPELGKKQVRIAYVLKEEDLKRSAEILKEALKQYREEFSL from the coding sequence ATGCCGAATATTTCAAACAGAGCACTGCATATGCCGCCATCGCCGGTAAGAAAACTGGTTCCCTTTGCGTTACAAGCAAAACAAAAAGGAATAAAAGTATATCACCTTAATATCGGGCAGCCTGATATTGAAACTCCGGAAACAGCGTTAAATGCTTTAAAGAATATTGATCTTAAAGTACTGGAATATGCACTTTCTGAAGGTAACCTGGATTATAGAAAAGCCCTTACAGAATATTACCATTCTTTAGGTTTTTCAGATCTTACTCCTGATAACTTCATTGTTACCAACGGGGGTTCTGAAGCCTTGAACTTTGCTATTTCAACGTTGTGCGATGATGGAGATGAAGTAATCATCCCTGAACCTTATTATGCAAACTACAATGGATTCACCAGTACGTTTGATGTGAATGTAGTAGCAGTTTCGTCTACCATTGATACAGGTTTTGCTCTGCCTCCAATTGAAGAATTTGAAAAAAAGATTACAGAAAAAACCAGAGCAATCATCATTTGCAACCCAGGTAACCCTACAGGATACCTTTATACCCGTGAAGAGCTTAAGAAGCTTTCTGAAATTGCTTTAAAATATGATATCGTAATTATCTCTGATGAGGTATACAGAGAATATGTATATGATGGGAAACAGCAAGTATCTATTCTTGACTTCCCTGAACTAAAAGAAAACTGCATCGTTATCGATTCAGAATCCAAGCGTTATTCTATGTGTGGAGTAAGAATCGGATGTATGGTAACACGTTCTCAAAAAATCCGTAATGCAGCAATGCTATTTGCACAGGCAAGACTAAGCCCTGTTCTTTTGGGACAGATTGCAGCAACAGCGGCTCACCAGAATGATGGAGCATATATCAGAGCTGTAAGAGAAGAATATACCCACAGAAGAAATATTTTAGTAGACCTTTTAAATGCTATTCCGGGAGTAATCTGCCCTAAGCCAAGAGGTGCATTCTACTGTGTTGCTGAACTTCCTGTAGATGATACTGAGAAATTTGCACAATGGCTGCTTGAGTCATATTCTCTTAACAAAGAAACCATCATGGTAGCTCCTGCCGGAGGTTTCTACAGCGATCCAGAATTAGGTAAAAAACAGGTAAGAATTGCTTACGTACTGAAAGAAGAAGATCTTAAAAGAAGTGCTGAAATTCTGAAAGAAGCTTTAAAGCAATACAGAGAAGAATTTAGCCTATAA
- a CDS encoding DUF1801 domain-containing protein has product MQIISNSLEDYLSKIPEERQEPFKKLFDAVNDNLPKGFEEMSNYGMLGWVVPLKTYPAGYHCTPGAPLPFINLASQKNFIALYHMGLYSRPELLDWFVAEYPKHSKKKLDMGKSCVRFKKPEDIPFELIAELSKKMTVEDWIGIYESQYKK; this is encoded by the coding sequence ATGCAAATTATATCCAACTCACTGGAAGATTACCTTTCAAAAATTCCGGAAGAAAGACAGGAGCCATTTAAAAAACTTTTTGATGCAGTGAATGACAACCTGCCTAAAGGTTTTGAAGAAATGTCTAATTATGGAATGTTGGGCTGGGTAGTTCCTCTAAAAACTTATCCTGCAGGCTATCATTGTACACCAGGTGCCCCATTGCCTTTTATTAATCTGGCTTCGCAAAAGAACTTTATTGCATTGTATCATATGGGATTGTATTCCAGACCTGAACTTTTGGATTGGTTTGTAGCCGAATATCCTAAACATTCCAAGAAAAAACTGGATATGGGTAAATCCTGTGTACGCTTTAAAAAACCGGAAGATATTCCTTTTGAATTAATTGCAGAATTAAGCAAAAAAATGACTGTAGAAGATTGGATTGGGATTTATGAGTCTCAGTATAAAAAGTAA
- a CDS encoding T9SS type A sorting domain-containing protein, translating into MTISLFSRVLPAIALLSVGSITAQNFQTMPIASGFTADVIANGIGSASVSTTSDVDGVSFAFVARDFKLTSTSTPLTYGLPVDGIINSVVASTPGLSYQLGDLSANNSLKLASSGDNGILVLTTPKAAVKLYMLATSGSGTSVVSATVTFTDNTTQTFSNISLSDWYSGSNFAIQGIGRINRDNNVLDPSSNNPRLYQSVLNIDAANQAKPIQSITITKSSGTGIPNIFAFSADAFSDCMAPVTDAATGITSNTAQISWTVPASNQTTGYDIYYSTSSAVPAASANPNHSNVTGTSYTLNNLSSSSTYYYWVRANCSTATSKSAWSLAKSFTTQCGAVVPSYTNNFSSFPGLCWANNLVGGDPTTGPSGTGSSYWGSRSFLNTSANGPSASMNLFSSDRTGWLKTGAFNLSAGGYKVKFNYGVTTYSGTGSSSMDSDDVVHFLVSNDGGTTWMILQTWDANNSPSNTSNEYTFDLANFTNANTIFAFYGSTGPLDEDLDYNFYVKNFTIENAQLSTSEVNRQEKKVSVHPNPFKDILYISDTRDIKSVTITDTTGRTVKTVEGSGKELDLSRLNSGLYFVTLYFKDGSHSTVKAIKK; encoded by the coding sequence ATGACAATAAGTTTATTTTCTAGAGTACTTCCTGCGATTGCTCTTCTCTCAGTCGGCTCTATTACAGCTCAAAACTTTCAAACGATGCCCATTGCATCCGGATTTACAGCGGATGTAATTGCTAATGGAATAGGATCAGCATCGGTTTCTACAACATCTGATGTAGATGGGGTGTCTTTTGCTTTTGTGGCGAGAGATTTTAAACTAACCTCTACCAGTACTCCTCTTACATATGGTCTTCCTGTAGACGGAATCATCAATTCAGTGGTAGCTTCTACTCCCGGACTTTCCTATCAATTGGGCGATTTAAGTGCCAATAACTCTTTAAAGCTAGCTTCAAGCGGGGATAACGGAATTTTGGTGCTGACTACTCCAAAAGCTGCTGTTAAACTGTATATGCTTGCTACGAGTGGTAGTGGAACATCCGTTGTAAGTGCTACAGTAACTTTCACAGATAATACAACTCAGACATTTTCCAATATCAGTCTTTCAGATTGGTACAGTGGTTCTAATTTTGCCATTCAGGGGATTGGAAGAATTAATAGGGATAACAATGTTTTGGACCCTAGCAGTAATAATCCAAGACTGTATCAGTCCGTTTTGAATATTGATGCAGCCAATCAGGCTAAGCCAATACAGAGTATTACAATTACCAAAAGTTCAGGAACAGGTATTCCTAACATATTTGCTTTCTCAGCAGACGCTTTTTCAGATTGTATGGCACCTGTTACAGATGCTGCAACTGGAATAACTTCAAATACTGCACAAATCTCATGGACTGTTCCGGCAAGCAATCAGACTACAGGTTATGATATTTATTATAGCACAAGTTCAGCTGTACCTGCGGCTAGTGCCAATCCTAATCATTCAAATGTTACAGGAACTTCTTATACTCTGAATAACTTATCTTCAAGTTCTACTTATTATTATTGGGTAAGAGCCAATTGCAGTACAGCAACAAGTAAAAGTGCATGGTCTCTTGCTAAATCATTTACAACACAATGTGGTGCGGTAGTGCCTTCCTATACTAATAACTTTAGTAGTTTTCCAGGATTATGCTGGGCTAATAATTTAGTAGGAGGAGATCCCACTACTGGACCATCAGGTACAGGCTCTTCTTATTGGGGATCACGTAGCTTTTTAAATACTTCAGCAAATGGACCTTCAGCATCTATGAATTTATTTTCTTCGGATCGAACAGGGTGGCTGAAAACAGGAGCTTTTAACCTGTCAGCAGGAGGATATAAAGTGAAATTTAATTATGGAGTTACTACCTATTCAGGTACTGGATCTTCTTCTATGGATAGCGATGATGTTGTTCATTTCCTGGTTTCCAATGATGGTGGAACTACATGGATGATTCTGCAAACCTGGGATGCAAATAATTCTCCATCTAACACATCAAATGAATACACTTTCGACCTGGCTAACTTTACGAATGCAAATACCATATTTGCTTTTTATGGAAGTACAGGACCATTAGACGAAGACTTAGATTATAATTTCTATGTGAAGAATTTCACGATTGAAAATGCTCAGCTAAGTACCTCGGAAGTAAACCGACAGGAGAAAAAAGTATCCGTTCATCCGAATCCGTTTAAGGATATTCTGTATATATCAGATACAAGAGATATTAAGTCGGTAACCATAACAGATACTACAGGAAGAACAGTGAAAACGGTAGAAGGTTCTGGAAAAGAACTTGATCTAAGCAGATTAAATTCGGGACTGTATTTTGTGACTCTTTACTTTAAGGACGGATCTCATTCTACTGTAAAGGCAATCAAAAAATAA
- the murB gene encoding UDP-N-acetylmuramate dehydrogenase, with amino-acid sequence MQENFSLKPYNTFGVDAQAKYFVEINSIKELKDALTFSKENALPLLLLGGGSNILLTKNFEGLAIKLNLKGISEKNLNKNEILVTAEAGENWHEFVMDCLNKNYGGLENLSLIPGNVGTSPMQNIGAYGTEIKDVFVHCQVLDLENLEIETFDIEKCRFGYRDSIFKQEGKGRYIILEVTFKLTTKDHHIKTEYGAITSELEKLGIENPSIQDVSRAVINIRQSKLPDPKQIGNAGSFFKNPTIPLAQFEELQQKFESIQGYPNGNMVKVPAGWLIEQCGWKGKQIGNVASHKLQSLVIINATGEATGKEIFDFSTEIINSVQEKFGIKLEREVNII; translated from the coding sequence ATGCAAGAAAATTTTTCATTAAAGCCTTATAACACATTTGGGGTTGATGCCCAAGCAAAATACTTTGTTGAAATAAACAGCATTAAAGAATTAAAAGATGCTCTTACTTTTTCAAAAGAAAATGCCCTTCCTCTTCTACTTCTTGGAGGCGGAAGTAATATTCTGTTGACAAAAAATTTTGAAGGTCTTGCTATTAAGCTTAATCTAAAAGGGATTTCTGAGAAAAATCTCAATAAAAATGAAATTCTGGTTACTGCAGAGGCAGGAGAAAACTGGCATGAATTTGTGATGGATTGTCTGAATAAAAATTATGGCGGATTGGAAAATCTATCTTTGATTCCCGGAAATGTAGGAACTTCTCCAATGCAGAATATTGGAGCTTACGGAACGGAAATCAAGGATGTATTTGTTCACTGCCAGGTGTTGGATCTGGAAAACCTTGAGATTGAAACTTTCGATATTGAAAAATGCAGGTTTGGGTATAGAGATTCCATCTTTAAACAAGAAGGAAAAGGAAGATACATCATTTTAGAAGTTACTTTTAAGCTTACAACAAAGGATCATCACATCAAAACTGAATATGGAGCTATTACCTCTGAACTTGAAAAATTAGGAATTGAAAACCCTTCTATTCAGGACGTATCCAGAGCGGTGATCAACATCAGACAAAGTAAACTTCCGGATCCTAAGCAAATTGGAAATGCAGGAAGCTTTTTCAAGAACCCAACCATTCCTTTAGCTCAGTTTGAAGAATTACAACAGAAATTTGAAAGCATCCAGGGATATCCTAATGGTAATATGGTAAAAGTGCCTGCCGGATGGCTGATTGAGCAATGCGGATGGAAAGGTAAGCAAATCGGAAATGTAGCTTCCCATAAGCTTCAGTCTTTGGTCATCATCAATGCAACCGGAGAAGCAACCGGAAAAGAGATTTTTGATTTCTCCACTGAAATCATCAATTCTGTACAAGAAAAATTCGGGATAAAATTGGAGCGGGAAGTGAATATTATATAA
- a CDS encoding DUF6850 family outer membrane beta-barrel protein encodes MLHTKTFFCLLLIGASFNIKAQDSLKLFKTLTNQYNQERDFKNNFYYNPASISGYSTSSFSEFSVGYQNNNENVYRQQLGNGSKGLMIKAQSFQKLKPNRFVWGSASYQNLKIGSVKWNETLDYERIAPYITSDSVGGKLNLERYQFAGGYLEKINRWTVAGQISYSAQMGYRSKDPRLESRTSDMRINAGVNYQIFREYEVGVFGEFNKYTQNNSIQFQSLLGRPYVYLMSGLGFSNYLFNGGTRPANTFEEFAYKGGIQISNKQGKDFYLQASMGKSSNIKSYNDSSNENHNTSDLKNEKIELEGAKFFTINEKHRVGLSAGYISSRKTGSEYGYSMNTAIMTQIFKREAYRRENYTASVKGFYQYTQENFSITAVPFFGYEEIKELRLYPNSGQKFTYSYFGLNADYKQQVNNNQVFTFQPYFYKRVVNQSINALGTTSNAAVDEWVLQDYMFQASDITALGASVRYDFKLDKLPAFFVSAQYQTQKIQEKNNNFVGASIGITF; translated from the coding sequence ATGTTACATACAAAAACATTTTTCTGTCTGTTATTGATTGGGGCTTCTTTTAATATAAAAGCTCAGGATAGTTTAAAACTGTTCAAAACACTCACTAATCAGTACAATCAGGAAAGAGATTTTAAAAATAACTTTTACTATAACCCGGCATCTATATCAGGTTATAGTACTTCTTCATTTTCAGAATTCAGTGTCGGTTATCAGAACAACAATGAAAATGTTTACCGTCAGCAATTAGGAAATGGCAGCAAAGGACTGATGATAAAAGCACAGTCTTTTCAAAAGCTGAAGCCCAACCGATTTGTATGGGGAAGCGCAAGCTATCAGAACTTAAAAATAGGCTCTGTAAAGTGGAACGAAACATTAGATTATGAACGTATCGCTCCCTACATTACCTCAGATTCCGTTGGTGGAAAACTCAATCTGGAACGTTATCAGTTTGCTGGAGGATACCTTGAGAAAATAAACAGATGGACTGTTGCCGGGCAGATAAGCTATTCTGCACAAATGGGCTATCGTTCAAAAGATCCCAGGCTGGAAAGCAGAACTTCAGACATGAGAATAAATGCAGGGGTAAACTACCAAATTTTCAGAGAATATGAAGTGGGCGTTTTTGGTGAATTTAATAAATACACTCAGAACAATTCAATTCAGTTTCAAAGCCTTTTGGGCAGACCTTATGTATATTTGATGTCGGGACTTGGTTTCTCTAATTACTTATTTAATGGAGGAACGCGCCCTGCCAATACTTTCGAAGAATTTGCTTATAAAGGAGGAATTCAGATTTCCAACAAACAAGGAAAAGACTTCTATCTTCAGGCTTCAATGGGAAAATCCAGCAATATTAAAAGTTATAATGATAGTTCCAACGAAAACCATAACACTTCTGACCTGAAAAATGAAAAAATTGAATTGGAAGGAGCAAAGTTTTTTACTATTAATGAAAAACACCGTGTTGGTTTATCAGCTGGATATATAAGCTCCCGAAAAACAGGCTCTGAATATGGGTATTCTATGAATACAGCTATAATGACTCAAATTTTCAAAAGAGAAGCCTACCGTAGAGAAAATTACACAGCATCTGTCAAAGGTTTCTATCAGTATACCCAAGAGAATTTCTCGATTACTGCAGTTCCTTTCTTTGGATATGAAGAAATAAAAGAACTAAGACTTTATCCCAACTCAGGGCAGAAGTTCACCTATTCCTACTTCGGACTTAATGCGGATTACAAACAACAAGTTAACAATAACCAGGTATTTACATTTCAACCTTATTTCTATAAAAGAGTAGTCAACCAATCCATCAATGCTCTGGGCACAACCTCAAATGCTGCTGTTGATGAATGGGTATTGCAGGACTATATGTTCCAGGCGAGTGATATTACAGCATTAGGAGCTTCCGTAAGATATGATTTTAAACTGGATAAACTGCCTGCATTCTTTGTAAGCGCGCAATACCAGACACAGAAAATCCAGGAAAA